A portion of the Chromobacterium sp. IIBBL 290-4 genome contains these proteins:
- the rpsO gene encoding 30S ribosomal protein S15 — protein sequence MAMTAAQKAEIVKGFQRAEGDTGSSEVQVALLTARINDLTPHFKANTKDHHSRRGLLKLVSRRRRLLDYLKRTDADAYRALITRLGLRK from the coding sequence ATGGCAATGACCGCCGCTCAAAAAGCTGAAATCGTTAAAGGCTTCCAACGCGCTGAAGGCGACACTGGTTCGTCCGAAGTTCAAGTTGCCCTGCTGACCGCACGCATCAACGACCTGACCCCGCACTTCAAGGCCAACACCAAGGACCACCACAGCCGTCGTGGTCTGCTGAAGCTGGTTAGCCGTCGCCGCCGTCTGCTGGACTACCTGAAGCGCACCGACGCTGACGCTTACCGCGCGCTGATCACCCGTCTGGGCCTGCGCAAGTAA
- the truB gene encoding tRNA pseudouridine(55) synthase TruB has translation MSKPRSNRRHIDGVLLIDKPYDISSNNALQKARWLLNAAKAGHTGVLDPLATGLLPVCLGEATKFSSYLLDADKGYRATVKFGVVTTTGDVEGEVVSERPVSFSREQLETMLERFRGEISQVPPMYSALKHQGKPLYEYARAGIEVPREARQVTIRKLELLSFDGVSAEIEVLCTKGTYIRTLGCDIGEALGCGAHLTALRRTATGGFSLEQSHALAALEQLDMPAREALLMPADVLVMHFPQLELPEGEIGKFLHGQPVRFEQKCEKMQRFRVYEQSSRKFVGLGEARGDGRLHPIRLLANQAPA, from the coding sequence ATGAGCAAGCCGCGCAGCAATCGCCGCCATATCGATGGCGTGCTGCTGATCGACAAGCCTTACGACATCTCCAGCAACAACGCGCTGCAAAAGGCGCGCTGGCTGCTGAACGCCGCCAAGGCCGGCCATACCGGCGTGCTGGATCCGCTGGCCACCGGCCTGCTGCCGGTGTGCCTGGGCGAGGCCACCAAGTTTTCGTCTTATCTATTGGATGCCGACAAGGGCTACCGCGCCACGGTGAAATTCGGCGTGGTGACCACCACCGGCGACGTGGAAGGCGAAGTCGTGTCCGAGCGGCCGGTCAGCTTCAGCCGCGAACAGCTGGAAACCATGCTGGAACGCTTCCGCGGCGAAATCAGCCAGGTGCCGCCGATGTATTCCGCGCTGAAGCATCAGGGCAAGCCGCTGTACGAATACGCCCGCGCCGGCATCGAAGTGCCGCGCGAAGCGCGCCAGGTCACCATCCGCAAGTTGGAGCTGCTGTCTTTCGACGGCGTGTCGGCCGAGATCGAGGTGCTGTGCACCAAGGGCACGTATATCCGTACCTTGGGTTGCGACATCGGCGAAGCGCTGGGTTGCGGCGCGCATCTGACCGCATTGCGCCGCACCGCCACCGGCGGTTTCAGCCTGGAGCAATCGCATGCCCTGGCGGCTCTGGAGCAGCTGGATATGCCGGCGCGGGAGGCCTTGCTGATGCCGGCCGACGTGCTGGTGATGCATTTCCCGCAGCTGGAGCTGCCGGAAGGCGAGATCGGCAAGTTTCTGCATGGCCAACCCGTGCGTTTTGAACAAAAGTGTGAGAAAATGCAGCGCTTCCGGGTTTACGAGCAATCGTCCCGGAAATTCGTGGGGCTGGGCGAGGCGCGCGGCGATGGTCGCCTGCATCCGATCCGGCTCCTGGCGAACCAGGCTCCGGCCTGA
- a CDS encoding nuclear transport factor 2 family protein: MSDILTVLLEQETMVWQALRDGDAQADQRCLADEFLGVYASGFSDKAGHAAQLANGPTVAFFQLSQARAIHLGPDCWLLSYLAEWRRPGQSAAQRTLISSIWKQEETWRNLFSQDTDMATNA, translated from the coding sequence ATGTCCGATATCCTGACGGTATTGCTTGAACAAGAAACCATGGTCTGGCAGGCGTTGCGGGATGGCGACGCGCAAGCAGATCAACGCTGCCTGGCTGACGAATTCCTGGGCGTATACGCCAGCGGCTTCAGCGACAAGGCCGGCCACGCCGCGCAATTGGCCAATGGCCCCACCGTGGCATTTTTCCAGTTAAGCCAAGCCCGCGCCATCCATCTGGGGCCGGACTGCTGGCTGCTCAGCTACCTGGCCGAATGGCGGCGCCCCGGGCAAAGCGCTGCCCAGCGCACGCTGATCAGCTCGATCTGGAAGCAAGAGGAAACATGGCGGAACCTTTTCAGCCAGGACACGGATATGGCGACAAATGCCTGA
- a CDS encoding transaldolase family protein: MQIWLDTIDLNLIRHARSLGILAGVTTNPSILSSAERPIEAIAESILDTQQGPLAMQVTRADLDGILAQARNLASRSSRIVVKIPAIGDGFRAMAILEKEGIPTLATTIFEARQIVLAGLIGAHYAAPYLNRIEQSGGDIAKLLEQSQQALQRAGSRTEILGAAIKTQEQFMQCASRGIHAVTLPPGLYQQLFASTPEIDGCLQRFAQAWESNRQACGSEWFQV, translated from the coding sequence ATGCAAATCTGGCTGGACACCATCGATCTCAATCTGATTCGCCACGCCCGCTCGCTTGGCATCTTGGCCGGCGTCACCACCAACCCGTCCATTTTGAGTTCGGCCGAGCGGCCGATAGAGGCCATCGCGGAGTCCATACTCGATACGCAGCAGGGGCCGCTGGCGATGCAAGTCACCCGCGCCGACCTGGACGGCATATTGGCGCAAGCCAGAAACCTCGCCAGCCGGAGCTCGCGCATCGTCGTCAAGATTCCGGCCATCGGCGATGGCTTCCGGGCCATGGCGATTTTGGAAAAAGAAGGCATCCCCACGCTGGCCACCACCATCTTCGAGGCCAGGCAGATCGTGCTGGCAGGGCTGATAGGCGCGCACTACGCCGCGCCTTATCTCAACCGCATCGAACAATCAGGCGGCGACATCGCCAAGCTGCTGGAGCAGTCGCAGCAGGCCCTGCAGCGCGCCGGCAGCCGAACCGAGATACTGGGCGCGGCGATCAAGACCCAGGAACAATTCATGCAATGCGCCTCGCGCGGCATCCATGCCGTCACCCTGCCGCCGGGGCTCTATCAGCAGCTGTTCGCCTCCACCCCGGAGATAGACGGCTGTTTGCAGCGCTTCGCGCAAGCCTGGGAAAGCAATCGCCAGGCCTGCGGCAGCGAGTGGTTTCAGGTCTGA
- the rbfA gene encoding 30S ribosome-binding factor RbfA, with translation MAKAKKGFSRSDRVAEQIQRELAELTRKGLKDPRAGWITITAVEVTRDYSHAKVYYTVMVDSTREATQEALDSSAGYLRNELGRAIKMFSMPQLHFVYDDSVERGVHLTSLINQVAREDAEKFGTASDAPAGEDEGKAE, from the coding sequence ATGGCCAAAGCCAAAAAAGGTTTTTCCCGCTCGGACCGCGTAGCCGAGCAGATCCAGCGCGAGCTGGCGGAGCTGACCCGCAAGGGCCTGAAGGATCCGCGCGCCGGCTGGATCACCATCACCGCGGTGGAAGTGACCCGCGACTACTCGCACGCCAAGGTGTACTACACGGTGATGGTCGACAGCACCCGAGAAGCTACCCAGGAGGCGCTGGACAGCTCCGCCGGCTACCTGCGCAACGAACTGGGCCGCGCCATCAAGATGTTCAGCATGCCGCAGCTGCATTTCGTCTATGACGACTCGGTGGAGCGCGGCGTGCACCTGACCAGCCTGATCAACCAGGTGGCGCGCGAAGACGCCGAGAAATTCGGCACCGCGTCCGACGCTCCGGCCGGCGAGGACGAGGGCAAGGCTGAATGA
- a CDS encoding response regulator — protein MREPVPTAQMQAYGVCALLDSSGRVTHVSANLHETLGEAPDSWLGKPFDFSFVSGRIDSKRPQGAVFLPDGYWDGNGPADVAIWRQEGITLVEWLPARQSYPEGLEQLAYPNENGLEAEALLSRLAAILPFQRFIYCRLDAEDGVWVEAELRALSLRDSYLGAWRGAAAIDLARHLPWRLVADRMSSPIPLLAMPGASEADVSCGFLRGAEPDDFPFPCAADARACLTLPLFLNDRAWGCVLASSLEPCQPRLRQLMRARELADSHMSALADRDEAQWQAALQGLERDWREVRQWVEKAGGLAQAWRFLAPWLLRVFDADAVFLRQRERRLAAGGHVLNRNALSGVERWSEAQMAKVSVTDALFGAEPDRQDDAIAGVLSIRAEEACLCLLRGEADARASQESGGRAWRQWFQTSGGVAAPAPRGRPAGHCRAWDGFLLRLAGRLADLLAETACCDAGRLLDASWVADVTQSAGRMAQGGAEGKAIVDAEAEAILAALDDRDDGEHCGKRMMAVWPEAGSCLLREDLPSLDGRKLFLGNQTLSGAWRWCGVETVAERDAQGALRLDSQIAGCLQDGAAGAEAGMLRIKARHLLDIAPDGMLLVDASGRIVDAREEAAEIFGYARAELLAMRVESLVPDGFRAEHGVWRAQFLASASAGRPMGAGRKIFFVNKSGTPVPVEIALAKCDCEGREHVVVFARDQSEIERQKHLTRQLSMALEQSTVGVVITDLRGNIIFCNAAFRKQGGWPEETVLENAKLSIFDEAMRLRAGDRPESESWTTPMRVRRSRQEWREWQIQASPLQEASGQVSSYLFFIEDTTEINRANQELALYRSNLEMLVDARTQALTQAKEQAEAAMRAKSQFLAMMSHEIRTPLNAVIGFSQLLMEELAASEARDYAQTIDAAAKHLLELINDILDYSKFESGKLALERVAVDLAGLMDFAAKLTQDKIGGKPVSVRVLLAPGLPEVIEADKVRLTQILSNLASNAAKFTHAGAICLCAGERVADSGERLLRFEVQDSGIGLSEAQIADLFQPFVQADDSITRKYGGTGLGLALCRALVEAMGGRIGVNSDYGLGSCFWFELPMPPILTQAAQAEPPAASVVAPTAKLPALRILAVDDIELNLDLLAQLLKSHGMVVDAAQSGEEALRKCQTEKYDLILMDVQMPVLDGLDATRLLRSPPYSLQIPIIALTASVFAEDRKRCLQAGMSDFVAKPIDIASLLAVIGKHGQLAAEDLAGGVARVEAAGWQAHPMLGRLAQAREVDWARLLELTDGDALVIESLFKSFAAHHADDIEHLQQACLLERADELVKALHRMKGVAGSLGAAPLTAVLTEALNHARNDGVLDRDQFCRVKKEFQDLQHLVRSLFATPLIDQAPDA, from the coding sequence GTGAGAGAACCGGTTCCAACGGCTCAGATGCAAGCCTATGGCGTATGCGCGCTGCTGGATAGCTCGGGCAGGGTGACCCATGTTTCCGCCAATCTTCATGAGACGCTCGGCGAAGCGCCGGACAGCTGGCTGGGCAAGCCTTTTGATTTTTCCTTTGTCTCCGGCCGCATCGATTCCAAAAGACCGCAGGGCGCGGTGTTTTTGCCGGATGGGTATTGGGATGGCAATGGCCCCGCCGATGTGGCGATCTGGCGGCAAGAAGGGATTACGCTCGTGGAGTGGTTGCCCGCGCGGCAATCTTATCCCGAAGGGCTGGAGCAGCTGGCTTATCCGAATGAAAATGGGCTGGAGGCCGAAGCCTTGTTGTCGCGATTGGCGGCGATCTTGCCATTTCAGCGGTTCATTTACTGCCGGCTCGACGCCGAAGACGGCGTGTGGGTCGAGGCCGAGTTGCGGGCGCTCTCTCTACGCGACAGCTATTTGGGGGCTTGGCGAGGGGCGGCCGCCATCGATCTGGCGCGGCATCTTCCCTGGCGTCTGGTGGCGGACCGGATGTCGTCTCCCATTCCCTTGTTGGCCATGCCGGGCGCGAGCGAGGCCGACGTCTCCTGCGGCTTTTTGCGCGGCGCGGAGCCGGACGATTTTCCCTTCCCTTGCGCTGCCGATGCGCGCGCGTGCCTGACCTTGCCTTTATTCCTGAATGACCGGGCCTGGGGCTGCGTGCTGGCATCATCGCTTGAGCCTTGCCAGCCCAGGTTGCGCCAGTTGATGCGCGCGCGCGAACTGGCGGACAGCCATATGTCGGCGCTGGCGGACAGGGATGAGGCGCAATGGCAGGCGGCCTTGCAAGGGCTGGAGCGGGATTGGCGGGAGGTCAGGCAGTGGGTGGAGAAGGCGGGGGGCTTGGCGCAGGCCTGGCGCTTTCTGGCACCCTGGCTGCTGCGGGTATTCGATGCCGATGCCGTGTTTTTGCGCCAGAGAGAGCGGCGTTTGGCCGCCGGCGGGCATGTGTTGAACAGAAACGCCTTGAGCGGAGTGGAGCGCTGGAGCGAGGCCCAGATGGCGAAGGTATCCGTGACGGATGCTTTGTTTGGCGCCGAACCGGATCGACAGGATGACGCTATCGCCGGCGTGCTGAGCATCCGCGCGGAGGAGGCTTGCTTATGCCTGTTGCGCGGCGAGGCCGACGCCAGGGCGAGCCAAGAGAGCGGGGGACGAGCGTGGCGGCAATGGTTTCAAACGAGCGGCGGTGTGGCGGCGCCTGCCCCGCGGGGACGGCCTGCCGGGCATTGCCGGGCTTGGGACGGCTTTTTGCTGCGCTTGGCCGGTCGGCTGGCGGACTTGCTGGCGGAAACGGCCTGCTGCGACGCTGGACGCTTGCTTGATGCGTCCTGGGTGGCGGACGTAACGCAAAGCGCGGGGCGGATGGCCCAGGGCGGCGCTGAGGGCAAGGCGATAGTGGATGCCGAGGCGGAGGCGATATTGGCCGCGCTGGATGATAGAGACGATGGCGAGCATTGCGGCAAGCGCATGATGGCGGTTTGGCCGGAGGCCGGCTCATGCTTGCTGCGGGAGGACCTGCCCTCGCTTGACGGCCGGAAATTGTTCTTGGGGAACCAAACCCTTTCCGGCGCGTGGCGTTGGTGCGGCGTGGAGACGGTCGCAGAGCGGGACGCGCAAGGCGCGCTGCGCCTGGACAGCCAAATTGCTGGGTGCCTGCAGGATGGCGCAGCAGGAGCAGAGGCCGGCATGCTGCGCATCAAGGCGCGCCATCTGCTGGATATCGCCCCAGACGGCATGTTGCTGGTGGATGCGTCGGGGCGCATCGTCGACGCCAGGGAAGAGGCTGCCGAAATATTCGGCTATGCCAGGGCGGAGTTGTTGGCGATGAGGGTTGAAAGCCTGGTGCCAGACGGTTTCCGGGCGGAGCATGGCGTCTGGCGCGCGCAATTCCTCGCCAGCGCGTCAGCCGGGAGGCCGATGGGGGCCGGGCGGAAAATATTCTTCGTCAACAAGAGCGGGACGCCGGTGCCGGTGGAAATCGCTTTGGCCAAATGCGATTGCGAAGGGCGCGAGCATGTCGTGGTTTTCGCGCGCGATCAGAGCGAAATCGAGCGCCAGAAGCACTTGACCCGCCAGTTGTCCATGGCGCTGGAGCAAAGCACGGTCGGGGTGGTGATTACCGATTTGCGCGGCAACATCATCTTTTGCAATGCCGCTTTCCGGAAGCAGGGTGGCTGGCCGGAGGAGACCGTGCTGGAAAATGCCAAGCTGTCCATTTTTGACGAGGCGATGCGCTTGCGCGCCGGGGACCGGCCTGAGAGCGAGAGCTGGACGACGCCCATGCGGGTAAGGCGAAGCCGTCAGGAGTGGCGGGAGTGGCAGATTCAGGCATCGCCTTTGCAAGAGGCTTCCGGCCAGGTATCCAGCTATCTTTTCTTTATTGAAGACACCACCGAGATCAACCGGGCGAATCAGGAGTTGGCTTTATATCGTTCCAATCTGGAAATGCTGGTGGACGCCCGCACCCAGGCGCTGACCCAGGCCAAGGAGCAGGCGGAGGCGGCGATGCGGGCGAAGAGCCAGTTTCTGGCGATGATGAGCCATGAAATCCGCACGCCGCTCAATGCGGTGATAGGCTTTTCCCAGCTGTTGATGGAGGAACTGGCCGCATCCGAGGCGCGGGATTATGCCCAAACCATTGACGCGGCAGCCAAGCATCTGCTCGAGTTGATCAACGACATCCTGGACTATTCCAAATTCGAGTCCGGCAAGCTGGCGCTGGAGCGGGTGGCGGTCGATCTGGCCGGCCTGATGGATTTTGCCGCCAAGCTGACCCAGGACAAAATCGGCGGCAAGCCTGTCAGCGTGCGCGTTTTGCTGGCGCCGGGCCTGCCGGAGGTTATTGAGGCGGACAAGGTGAGGCTGACCCAGATTTTGAGCAATCTGGCCAGCAATGCCGCCAAGTTCACGCATGCGGGCGCGATTTGCCTGTGCGCCGGGGAGCGCGTCGCCGATTCTGGAGAGAGGCTGTTGCGCTTTGAAGTTCAGGATAGCGGCATAGGCTTGAGCGAAGCGCAGATCGCGGACTTGTTTCAGCCCTTTGTGCAGGCCGATGACTCCATCACCCGCAAATATGGCGGCACCGGATTGGGCTTGGCCTTGTGCCGGGCGCTCGTGGAGGCGATGGGGGGACGGATCGGCGTCAATAGCGATTATGGCTTGGGCAGTTGCTTCTGGTTTGAATTGCCCATGCCCCCGATTTTGACGCAGGCGGCCCAGGCCGAACCGCCAGCCGCGAGCGTCGTGGCGCCCACGGCCAAATTGCCAGCCCTGCGGATTCTGGCGGTGGACGATATCGAGCTGAATCTGGACCTGTTGGCGCAGTTGTTGAAGTCTCACGGCATGGTTGTGGATGCCGCGCAGAGCGGGGAGGAGGCGTTGCGCAAATGCCAGACGGAAAAGTACGACTTGATCCTGATGGACGTGCAAATGCCGGTGCTGGATGGGCTGGATGCCACGCGTCTTTTGCGCAGCCCGCCTTATAGTTTGCAGATTCCCATCATCGCGCTGACGGCCAGCGTGTTCGCCGAGGACAGAAAGCGCTGCCTGCAGGCCGGGATGAGCGACTTCGTCGCCAAACCCATCGATATCGCCTCCTTGCTGGCGGTGATCGGCAAGCATGGCCAGTTGGCCGCGGAGGATCTGGCGGGCGGCGTCGCGAGAGTCGAAGCGGCGGGCTGGCAAGCCCATCCCATGCTGGGGAGGCTGGCGCAGGCGCGGGAGGTGGATTGGGCTAGACTGCTGGAGCTGACCGATGGCGACGCCCTGGTGATCGAATCCTTATTCAAGAGCTTCGCCGCCCATCATGCGGACGATATCGAACACTTGCAGCAGGCTTGTCTATTGGAGCGGGCGGACGAGCTTGTCAAGGCCTTGCATAGAATGAAAGGGGTTGCCGGGTCTTTGGGCGCGGCGCCATTGACAGCGGTGCTCACTGAGGCATTGAATCATGCGAGAAATGACGGCGTATTGGATCGTGACCAATTTTGTCGAGTGAAAAAAGAGTTTCAGGATTTGCAGCATCTGGTTCGCAGCCTGTTCGCCACGCCCTTGATCGACCAGGCGCCGGATGCCTAG
- the pnp gene encoding polyribonucleotide nucleotidyltransferase has translation MFNKITKSFQFGRQTVTLETGEIARQASGSVVVSVDDTVVMVSVVGGKSVKPGQDFFPLTVDYLERTYAAGKIPGGFFKREGKQSEKEVLTSRLIDRPIRPLFPEGFYHDVQIVATVLSLNPEVDSDIPAMIGASAALAISGLPFAGPIGAARVGYANGEYILNPTKTELQTSQMDLVVAGTQRAVLMVESEAKELPEAVMLGAVVFGHEQMQAAIQAINELADEVNPVMFDWAAPVANEELIAQIRGIAGEKLAEAFRLRQKQARTVAINEAWDAVKAGLINEDTDTLKANEIKGIFKGLEAEIVRGQILAGEARIDGRDTRTVRPISIRSNVLPRTHGSALFTRGETQAMVVTTLGTKQDEQIIDALAGEYTERFMLHYNFPPYSTGEAGRMGPPKRREIGHGRLAKRALVAVLPPETEFGYSMRVVSEITESNGSSSMASVCGGCLSLLSAGVPLKAHVAGIAMGLILEGNRFAVLTDILGDEDHLGDMDFKVAGTAGGITALQMDIKIQGITKEIMQVALEQAKEGRLHILGLMKEAVDGPQELSAHAPRLYVMKINPEKIRDVIGKGGETIRSITKDTGCEINIEEDGTITIASVSNEGAEAAKKRIEEITVEVEVGKVYEGTVVKILDNNVGAIVSILPGKDGLVHISQIANERIKNVSDYLKEGQIVKVKAIEMDDRGRIRLSIKALLEEEAKTAKETADSFGLKAQ, from the coding sequence GTGTTCAACAAAATCACCAAATCGTTCCAGTTCGGCCGTCAGACCGTTACCCTGGAAACCGGTGAAATCGCCCGCCAGGCGTCCGGTTCCGTAGTTGTGTCGGTTGACGACACCGTTGTCATGGTCAGCGTGGTGGGCGGCAAGTCCGTCAAGCCCGGCCAGGACTTCTTCCCGCTGACCGTGGACTACCTGGAGCGCACCTACGCCGCCGGCAAGATCCCGGGCGGCTTCTTCAAGCGCGAAGGCAAGCAGTCCGAGAAGGAAGTGCTGACCAGCCGCCTGATCGACCGTCCGATCCGCCCGCTGTTCCCGGAAGGCTTCTACCATGACGTGCAAATCGTCGCCACTGTGCTGTCGCTGAATCCTGAAGTGGATTCCGACATCCCGGCGATGATCGGCGCTTCCGCCGCTCTGGCCATTTCCGGCCTGCCGTTCGCCGGCCCGATCGGCGCCGCCCGCGTCGGCTACGCCAACGGCGAATACATCCTGAACCCGACCAAGACCGAACTGCAAACTTCGCAGATGGACTTGGTGGTAGCCGGCACCCAGCGCGCCGTGCTGATGGTGGAGTCGGAAGCCAAGGAACTGCCGGAAGCCGTGATGCTGGGCGCCGTGGTGTTCGGCCACGAGCAGATGCAAGCCGCCATCCAGGCCATCAACGAACTGGCCGACGAAGTGAACCCGGTGATGTTCGACTGGGCCGCTCCGGTCGCCAACGAAGAGCTGATCGCGCAGATCCGCGGCATCGCCGGCGAGAAGCTGGCCGAAGCCTTCCGCCTGCGCCAGAAGCAAGCCCGCACCGTCGCCATCAATGAAGCTTGGGACGCGGTCAAGGCCGGCCTGATCAACGAAGACACCGACACCCTGAAGGCCAACGAGATCAAGGGCATCTTCAAGGGCCTGGAAGCGGAAATCGTCCGCGGCCAGATCCTGGCAGGCGAAGCGCGCATCGACGGCCGCGACACCCGCACCGTGCGCCCGATCAGCATCCGCAGCAATGTGCTGCCGCGCACCCACGGTTCCGCGCTGTTCACCCGCGGCGAGACCCAAGCCATGGTGGTGACCACGCTGGGCACCAAGCAAGACGAGCAGATCATCGACGCGCTGGCCGGCGAGTACACCGAGCGCTTCATGCTGCATTACAACTTCCCGCCGTACTCCACCGGCGAAGCCGGCCGCATGGGCCCGCCGAAGCGCCGCGAAATCGGCCACGGCCGCCTGGCCAAGCGCGCGCTGGTAGCGGTGCTGCCGCCGGAAACCGAATTCGGCTACTCCATGCGCGTGGTGTCCGAAATCACTGAATCCAACGGCTCTTCGTCGATGGCTTCGGTGTGCGGCGGCTGCCTGTCGCTGCTGTCGGCCGGCGTGCCGCTGAAGGCCCACGTGGCCGGTATCGCCATGGGTCTGATCCTGGAAGGCAACCGTTTCGCCGTGCTGACCGACATCCTGGGCGATGAAGATCACCTGGGCGACATGGACTTCAAGGTGGCCGGCACCGCCGGCGGCATCACCGCCCTGCAGATGGACATCAAGATCCAGGGCATCACCAAGGAGATCATGCAGGTTGCGCTGGAACAGGCCAAGGAAGGCCGTCTGCACATCCTGGGCCTGATGAAGGAAGCCGTGGATGGTCCGCAAGAGCTGTCCGCCCACGCGCCGCGCCTGTACGTGATGAAGATCAATCCGGAAAAGATCCGCGACGTGATCGGCAAGGGCGGCGAAACCATCCGCTCCATCACCAAGGACACCGGCTGCGAGATCAACATCGAAGAAGACGGCACCATCACCATCGCTTCGGTGAGCAACGAGGGCGCGGAAGCGGCCAAGAAGCGCATCGAAGAGATCACCGTTGAAGTGGAAGTGGGCAAGGTGTACGAAGGCACCGTGGTCAAGATCCTCGACAACAATGTCGGCGCCATCGTTTCCATCCTGCCGGGCAAGGATGGTCTGGTTCACATCTCGCAGATCGCCAACGAGCGCATCAAGAATGTGTCCGACTACCTGAAGGAAGGCCAGATCGTCAAGGTCAAGGCCATCGAAATGGACGACCGCGGCCGCATCCGCCTGTCCATCAAGGCCCTGCTGGAAGAAGAAGCGAAGACCGCCAAGGAAACCGCTGACTCCTTCGGCCTGAAGGCGCAATAA
- a CDS encoding PleD family two-component system response regulator produces MELARILIVDDDPTARVLPAASLQGQYVVREADSGEQALAEFAREPAELVLMDILMPGLSGFDACRQLRELPGGEHVPVVFLSSEISLKDQLEAYDCGGSDFIGKPARPADIQAKVAHALSQASQRRQHESDMQSAMQTAMGAMVANGELGVVMQVLRRSFDCKGSAQLAELLLEGCVEYGLEGCIMIRQGEGAQYRSTSEPISQVEIDVLGHLAGGDKIVQLGGQCALNDSGITLLVKNLPRQDSDRVGRLRDNLALMLDGCVSRLASLGTESLLTASQARRQVVERAVAVLELVQRRYEENNRQTEAIMEEMIAKVEKLFLHIGLSAHQETQIAELMRGTAGQIAELYQDGLDLSAYLHELKQEQEAP; encoded by the coding sequence ATGGAGCTTGCTCGTATTCTGATCGTCGATGACGACCCGACTGCGCGGGTGTTGCCGGCGGCCTCGCTGCAGGGGCAGTACGTGGTGCGGGAGGCGGACAGCGGCGAACAGGCGCTGGCCGAATTCGCCCGCGAGCCCGCCGAACTGGTGCTGATGGATATCCTGATGCCAGGATTGTCTGGTTTTGATGCCTGCCGCCAGTTGCGGGAGCTGCCGGGCGGAGAGCATGTTCCGGTGGTGTTTCTCTCATCGGAAATCTCCTTGAAGGACCAACTGGAGGCCTATGACTGCGGCGGCAGCGATTTCATCGGCAAGCCCGCCCGGCCGGCCGATATCCAGGCCAAGGTGGCGCATGCCCTGAGCCAGGCCAGTCAACGGCGGCAGCACGAGTCCGATATGCAGTCGGCGATGCAGACGGCGATGGGCGCGATGGTGGCCAACGGCGAGCTGGGCGTGGTGATGCAGGTGCTGCGGCGCAGTTTTGATTGCAAGGGGAGCGCCCAATTGGCGGAGCTGTTGCTGGAGGGCTGCGTCGAGTACGGCCTGGAAGGCTGCATCATGATCCGGCAGGGGGAGGGCGCGCAATATCGCAGCACGAGCGAACCGATCAGCCAGGTGGAGATCGATGTGCTGGGCCATTTGGCGGGCGGAGACAAAATCGTGCAGCTGGGCGGGCAATGCGCGTTAAACGACAGCGGAATCACCTTGTTGGTGAAAAACCTGCCCCGGCAGGACAGCGATCGAGTGGGGCGCTTGCGCGACAATCTGGCGCTGATGCTGGACGGCTGCGTATCCCGGCTGGCTTCTTTGGGCACGGAAAGCCTGCTGACAGCCTCTCAAGCGCGCCGGCAGGTGGTGGAGCGGGCGGTCGCCGTGTTGGAGTTGGTCCAGCGCCGCTATGAGGAAAACAATAGGCAGACCGAGGCGATCATGGAGGAGATGATCGCGAAGGTGGAGAAACTGTTTTTGCACATAGGCCTGAGCGCGCATCAGGAAACGCAGATCGCCGAGCTGATGCGCGGGACGGCGGGGCAGATCGCCGAGCTCTACCAGGATGGCCTGGATTTGTCGGCGTATCTGCATGAGCTCAAGCAAGAGCAGGAGGCGCCTTAG